CAATTATATATATGGAATGACAGGCGGACAGCACTCCCCAACAACTCCCTACGGTTCCTATTCAACCACCACGCCATATGGCAATATAGACCCCCAGTTTGACCTCTCTAAGCTTGCGATTGGGGCCGGAGCTACATTTGTAGCACGGGAGACCACCTATAATATCTTTTCACTTGATAAGATCATAATAGAGGCATTCAAACACAAGGGGTTTTCAGTAGTTGAAGTGATGGTTGGATGCCCTGTTTATTATGGCAGAAAGAACACCTTTAAATCGGCCTTCTCGCTCTTAGACTGGCAGAGAAGACACGCAGTACGTGTAGATAGGGCCCAGAAAATGGGGGCCGAAGAGCTCGAAGGGAGATTCATAACCGGTGTACTCCATAGAAGGGAAGCACCTGAATATACACAGCTTTATCATGCACTTACAGAGAGTTTTGAGAAATCGGTCGATAGAGTAAATATGGAAAGAGAGTATTGAATAATGTTAGATAGGTATGAGATAAGGCTCTGTGGCTCAGGTGGTCAGGGACTTATACTTGCCGGCATAATCTTAGCCGAGGCCGCCGCGCTTCACGATGGGAAGAACGCCATTCAGACTCAATCATACGGACCAGAGTCTAGAGGGGGAT
This genomic stretch from Thermodesulfobacteriota bacterium harbors:
- a CDS encoding 2-oxoglutarate ferredoxin oxidoreductase subunit beta, with amino-acid sequence MAFDYNRYLRKDKMPHIWCPGCGNGIVMKSLIRAIDSLGYKKEDTVIVSGIGCSGRISGYLDFNTLHTTHGRPLTFATGIKLANPALNVIVVSGDGDCAAIGGNHFIHACRRNIDMKYIIFNNYIYGMTGGQHSPTTPYGSYSTTTPYGNIDPQFDLSKLAIGAGATFVARETTYNIFSLDKIIIEAFKHKGFSVVEVMVGCPVYYGRKNTFKSAFSLLDWQRRHAVRVDRAQKMGAEELEGRFITGVLHRREAPEYTQLYHALTESFEKSVDRVNMEREY